A genomic stretch from Edaphobacter aggregans includes:
- a CDS encoding DUF1440 domain-containing protein, with translation MNKTKKVRTKSLAKGLVAGLIGGLIATAAKKTVERVYPPRPHGDPDPSTLLAEKAGRGLSPRQKAIAKEAAHWGFGAATGAAYGAAVEYFPAAAGKDGANFGMALMTLTHEGALPALGLVHRPAKQTIRERTSEMTSHVIFGVVTETVRRVVRRVLR, from the coding sequence GTGAACAAAACCAAGAAGGTGCGGACAAAATCGCTGGCAAAAGGTCTAGTGGCTGGTCTGATCGGCGGTCTGATAGCCACAGCGGCCAAGAAAACGGTCGAGCGGGTCTACCCGCCACGGCCACACGGCGACCCCGACCCCTCTACCCTACTGGCTGAAAAAGCTGGCCGCGGACTGTCCCCGAGGCAAAAAGCAATTGCCAAAGAAGCCGCCCACTGGGGCTTCGGCGCAGCAACCGGAGCAGCCTACGGCGCAGCCGTCGAGTACTTCCCCGCCGCAGCAGGCAAAGACGGCGCAAACTTCGGCATGGCCCTCATGACGCTCACGCACGAAGGGGCTCTCCCAGCGCTCGGCTTGGTACACCGCCCCGCCAAGCAAACCATTCGCGAGCGCACCAGCGAAATGACCTCGCACGTAATCTTCGGCGTCGTCACCGAAACCGTACGCCGGGTCGTTCGTCGAGTCCTGCGTTAA
- the rpsL gene encoding 30S ribosomal protein S12: MPTFHQLVKQGRTPTRYKTASPALQGSPQRRGVCTRVYTQTPKKPNSALRKVARVRLTNGIEVTTYIPGIGHNLQEHSIVLIRGGRVKDLPGVRYHVVRGTLDSVGVANRKQSRSKYGAKRPKAAAK; encoded by the coding sequence GTGCCTACGTTCCATCAGCTCGTCAAGCAGGGCCGCACGCCCACACGTTATAAGACCGCCAGCCCCGCGCTCCAGGGTTCGCCCCAACGCCGTGGCGTTTGCACCCGCGTATACACGCAGACCCCGAAGAAGCCGAACTCAGCTCTCCGTAAGGTTGCCCGTGTTCGCCTCACCAACGGGATCGAGGTTACGACCTACATTCCCGGCATCGGCCACAACTTGCAGGAGCACTCGATTGTGCTGATTCGCGGCGGCCGTGTGAAGGACCTGCCGGGTGTTCGCTACCACGTTGTGCGTGGAACGCTGGACTCGGTCGGCGTCGCCAACCGGAAGCAGAGCCGCTCGAAGTATGGAGCGAAGCGTCCGAAGGCTGCAGCCAAGTAA
- the fusA gene encoding elongation factor G — MARTTPLNRCRNIGIMAHIDAGKTTTTERILFYTGITHRIGEVHEGTATMDWMEQEQERGITITSAATTCTWKNIRINIIDTPGHVDFTAEVERSLRVLDGAVACFDAVAGVQPQSETVWRQADKYKVPRICFINKMDKAGADAVYATSTIVDRLGARAVPINIQIGAEAKFLGVVDLVTMKAIYWHDETMGAEYSVEEIPAELLEKAKEARHFLIEAVADSDDEIMHLYLEGQEPTEAQLKAGIRKATIAMNIFPVLCGSSFKNKGVQTLLDAVVDYLPSPLDIPSVIGSNPDNMEEKIVRKADDSEPFAALGFKIMTDPFVGQLIFIRVYSGQLKTGDSVLNPRTGKTERIGRLLKMHANKREEITEILAGDICAAVGLKNLVTGDTICSDKNPVVLESIDFPKTVIEVAVEPKTKADQEKMGMALAKLAQEDPTFNVHTDADSGQTIIAGMGELHLEIIVDRMMREYKVEANVGKPQVAYRETIRANAEAEGKYIRQTGGSGNYGHAKIRISPNEPGAGYEFSNDTKGGAIPKEYIKPIDQGIQDAMQRGVLAGYEMVDIKVSLYDGSYHDVDSNEMAFKIAGSMAFKEAARKAKPVLLEPVMDVEVTVPDEFMGTIIGDLNSRRGRIEGMEMVGGTQAIKATVPLSTMFGYATHMRSSTQGRANYSMQFKQYEEAPRSVSEEIIAKVQGKDAK; from the coding sequence GTGGCACGCACTACACCTCTAAATCGTTGCCGAAATATCGGGATCATGGCGCACATTGACGCCGGCAAGACGACGACGACCGAGCGCATCCTCTTCTATACGGGCATCACGCACCGTATTGGCGAGGTGCACGAGGGCACTGCGACTATGGACTGGATGGAGCAGGAGCAGGAGCGCGGCATTACGATTACGTCGGCCGCTACGACCTGCACCTGGAAGAACATCCGGATCAACATCATCGATACACCTGGCCACGTGGACTTCACGGCCGAGGTAGAGCGCTCGCTGCGCGTGCTCGACGGCGCGGTTGCCTGCTTTGACGCGGTTGCCGGTGTGCAGCCCCAGTCGGAGACGGTGTGGCGTCAGGCTGACAAGTACAAGGTTCCCCGGATTTGTTTCATCAATAAGATGGACAAGGCTGGTGCGGATGCTGTGTATGCGACCTCGACGATTGTTGACCGTCTCGGAGCTCGTGCTGTGCCGATCAATATTCAGATTGGCGCGGAGGCGAAGTTCCTCGGTGTTGTCGACCTGGTCACGATGAAGGCGATCTATTGGCATGACGAGACGATGGGCGCGGAGTACTCGGTTGAAGAGATTCCGGCTGAACTGCTCGAGAAGGCCAAAGAGGCGCGTCACTTCCTGATCGAAGCGGTTGCCGACAGCGATGACGAGATTATGCACCTGTACCTCGAAGGCCAGGAGCCTACCGAGGCCCAGCTCAAGGCTGGTATCCGTAAGGCGACCATCGCGATGAACATCTTCCCGGTTCTGTGTGGATCGTCGTTCAAGAATAAGGGCGTGCAGACGCTGCTTGACGCTGTGGTGGATTATCTGCCCAGCCCGCTCGATATTCCTTCCGTGATTGGTTCCAATCCGGACAACATGGAAGAAAAGATCGTTCGCAAGGCAGATGACAGCGAGCCTTTTGCAGCGCTTGGCTTCAAGATTATGACCGATCCGTTCGTCGGCCAGTTGATTTTCATCCGTGTCTACTCGGGCCAGCTGAAGACCGGCGACTCGGTTTTGAATCCGCGTACGGGCAAGACGGAGCGTATCGGCCGTCTGCTCAAGATGCATGCCAACAAGCGTGAAGAGATCACCGAGATTCTTGCGGGCGATATTTGCGCGGCAGTTGGTCTGAAGAACCTTGTGACGGGCGACACGATCTGCAGCGATAAGAATCCCGTTGTGCTCGAGTCGATCGACTTTCCGAAGACTGTTATTGAAGTCGCGGTTGAGCCGAAGACGAAGGCCGACCAGGAGAAGATGGGTATGGCGCTGGCTAAGCTGGCGCAGGAAGATCCCACGTTCAACGTTCACACGGACGCTGACTCGGGCCAGACCATCATCGCCGGAATGGGCGAGTTGCATCTTGAGATCATCGTCGACCGCATGATGCGCGAGTACAAGGTTGAGGCCAACGTTGGCAAGCCGCAAGTTGCTTACCGAGAGACGATTCGCGCCAACGCCGAGGCTGAGGGCAAGTACATCCGTCAGACCGGTGGTTCGGGTAACTACGGCCACGCCAAGATTCGCATCAGCCCCAATGAGCCGGGCGCGGGTTACGAGTTTTCGAACGACACCAAGGGCGGCGCGATTCCCAAGGAGTACATCAAGCCGATCGACCAGGGCATTCAGGACGCTATGCAGCGCGGCGTTCTGGCTGGCTACGAGATGGTCGATATCAAGGTCTCCTTGTACGACGGCAGCTATCACGACGTCGACTCGAACGAAATGGCGTTCAAGATCGCCGGTTCGATGGCTTTCAAGGAAGCTGCGCGCAAGGCCAAGCCGGTTCTGCTCGAGCCTGTGATGGATGTTGAAGTCACGGTTCCTGATGAGTTCATGGGTACGATCATTGGCGACTTGAACAGCCGCCGTGGCCGTATCGAAGGCATGGAGATGGTTGGCGGAACGCAGGCCATCAAGGCTACAGTGCCGCTGAGCACGATGTTCGGATATGCGACGCATATGCGTTCGTCGACACAGGGTCGCGCGAATTACTCGATGCAGTTCAAGCAGTACGAAGAGGCGCCGCGGTCGGTCTCGGAAGAGATTATTGCCAAGGTGCAGGGCAAGGACGCTAAGTAG
- a CDS encoding purine nucleoside permease → MRLLSALLLLAMTPCAFAQTKPIEVKVVVVNMFEVGADTGDVPGEYQYWVEREHLDTVLPFPQGYHDLRMNKDGVLGVLTGVGTARATATIMALGNDPQFDLTHAYFLVAGIAGIDPQMGSLGSAVWSDYIVDGDLAHELDAREIPKDWSTGFVPLGKSTPFEQPRTERFGDDGNVYHLNSALVNWAFDLTKDTELPDTPAIKERRMQFEGEAAHRPPFVLRGDNLSASTFWHGKLMNQWARDWVKYMTDGKGTYTVCGMEDTGTMQSLTWLARAHKVDINRVLVLRTASNFDQQRIGINAAESLAETKVTKYSAYMPSLEAAYRVGHVVVDSLVANWAQTRDHIPVK, encoded by the coding sequence ATGCGCCTTCTTTCTGCACTGCTCCTACTTGCAATGACTCCGTGCGCCTTTGCGCAGACTAAGCCCATTGAGGTCAAAGTTGTTGTCGTCAATATGTTTGAGGTGGGTGCGGATACGGGCGATGTTCCCGGTGAGTATCAGTATTGGGTTGAGCGGGAGCATCTGGATACAGTGCTGCCGTTTCCGCAGGGCTATCACGATCTTCGTATGAACAAGGACGGCGTGCTGGGTGTCTTGACCGGGGTGGGTACGGCCCGGGCGACGGCTACGATCATGGCTTTGGGGAACGATCCGCAGTTCGATCTGACTCATGCTTACTTTTTGGTTGCCGGGATTGCGGGGATCGATCCGCAGATGGGTTCGCTGGGGTCGGCGGTATGGTCGGATTACATTGTCGATGGCGATCTGGCGCATGAGCTGGATGCTCGAGAGATTCCGAAGGACTGGTCGACTGGTTTTGTGCCGCTGGGGAAGTCAACTCCGTTTGAGCAGCCTCGCACGGAGCGGTTTGGGGACGACGGGAATGTCTATCATCTCAATTCGGCGTTGGTGAATTGGGCTTTCGATCTGACGAAGGATACGGAGCTGCCGGATACGCCAGCGATCAAGGAACGGCGGATGCAGTTTGAGGGGGAGGCTGCGCATCGTCCGCCGTTTGTGTTGCGCGGGGACAATCTTTCGGCGAGCACGTTCTGGCATGGCAAGTTGATGAATCAGTGGGCGCGCGATTGGGTGAAATACATGACCGATGGCAAGGGCACGTATACCGTATGCGGGATGGAGGACACGGGGACGATGCAGTCGCTGACGTGGCTGGCGCGGGCGCATAAGGTCGATATCAACCGTGTGCTGGTGCTGCGCACGGCCAGCAACTTCGACCAACAGCGCATCGGCATTAACGCTGCGGAGAGCCTTGCTGAGACCAAGGTAACCAAGTACAGCGCGTATATGCCTTCGCTTGAGGCTGCTTATCGCGTGGGCCACGTTGTGGTGGACTCACTGGTTGCGAACTGGGCGCAGACTCGCGACCATATCCCGGTAAAATGA
- a CDS encoding S9 family peptidase, producing MTFVRIRPLFFAAFLTFLPAVFAVAPAAAQTQPSPATNPAPKDPRIGALIDMLGKTRTPSQAAISPDGATVAWSLRTHSGYQIHLTDVANPGPAKEKNITTATMSPGCGSSGPVWSPNGEWLAFQSTCTAGEQDSEQDQVFIWSKKTGQSKQLTHLTGAIESLAWSPDGKTIAFLFVENATRSAGALAAMKPWAGVIGEDGVEIQRVAVVDIASGSFTQTTPANLHVYEFDWSPNSKQLAYVAAPPPGENNWWVAKLYTQTIFSPGWRGGFSALPGTYDPKPLLNTQKISGPLHGLQIAVPRWSPDGSQIAFIGGLMSDQGSTGGDIYLIPSTGGEPKNLTPDRASSVAFIQWVRPDIIGLTEHVGGNSHITAIDMNTGSDVAEANATFPESIGSGTAVMSLSISQKDTIALIRSSFERAPEVWAGPVDNLKQLTHLNEGLKPAWGKTENVEWTNDGFKVQGWLLYPANYDPTKKYPMIVSVHGGPSSAVTPRWPGVGYGGVPFSALGYFVFMPNPRGSYGQGEKFTQANMKDFGYGDMRDILAGMDTIEKRLPIDKNREGLTGWSYGGFMTMFGVTQTPRFKAAVAGAGISDWKSYYGENSIDQWMVPFFGATVYDDPTIYSKSSAIEYIKNVKTPTLVVVGDRDGECPAPQSFEFWHALRAEGVKTQLVIYPNEGHGFRDPEHRRDVLERALNWFETEMPKNGEKSGE from the coding sequence ATGACGTTCGTACGGATTCGCCCGCTCTTCTTCGCCGCTTTCTTGACTTTTCTTCCAGCAGTTTTTGCCGTTGCTCCTGCCGCCGCACAAACTCAGCCTTCACCCGCCACCAACCCCGCTCCAAAAGACCCCCGCATCGGCGCCTTGATCGACATGCTCGGCAAGACCCGCACCCCATCTCAGGCCGCCATCTCCCCCGATGGCGCCACCGTCGCCTGGTCCCTGCGAACACATAGCGGATATCAGATCCATCTCACCGACGTAGCAAATCCCGGTCCCGCGAAAGAAAAAAACATCACCACTGCAACCATGTCCCCCGGCTGTGGAAGCTCAGGTCCAGTGTGGTCGCCAAACGGCGAGTGGCTGGCGTTCCAGTCAACCTGCACAGCAGGCGAGCAAGACTCCGAACAGGATCAAGTCTTCATCTGGTCCAAGAAAACCGGCCAGTCGAAGCAGCTAACGCACCTCACCGGCGCCATCGAGTCCCTCGCCTGGTCACCCGACGGCAAAACCATAGCCTTCCTCTTCGTCGAGAACGCCACCCGCAGCGCCGGAGCCCTCGCCGCCATGAAACCTTGGGCCGGAGTCATCGGCGAAGACGGCGTAGAGATACAGCGTGTAGCCGTCGTCGATATAGCAAGCGGATCATTCACACAAACCACTCCGGCCAACCTGCACGTCTACGAGTTCGACTGGTCCCCCAATTCCAAACAGCTTGCCTACGTCGCAGCGCCACCGCCCGGAGAAAATAATTGGTGGGTCGCGAAACTCTATACTCAGACAATTTTCAGCCCAGGCTGGCGGGGCGGATTCTCCGCTCTACCGGGCACCTACGACCCCAAACCCCTACTCAACACGCAAAAAATCTCCGGCCCACTCCACGGCCTGCAAATCGCCGTCCCCCGCTGGTCCCCTGACGGCTCACAAATCGCCTTCATCGGCGGCCTCATGAGCGACCAGGGCTCCACCGGCGGCGACATCTACCTCATCCCCTCCACCGGTGGCGAGCCCAAAAATCTCACGCCAGACCGAGCCTCTTCCGTAGCCTTCATCCAGTGGGTCCGTCCTGACATCATCGGCCTCACCGAGCACGTCGGCGGCAACAGCCACATCACCGCCATCGACATGAACACCGGCAGCGACGTCGCTGAAGCCAACGCCACCTTCCCCGAATCCATCGGCTCCGGCACCGCAGTCATGAGCCTCTCGATCTCGCAAAAGGACACTATCGCCCTCATCCGTAGCTCCTTCGAGCGCGCGCCTGAAGTCTGGGCCGGTCCCGTCGACAACCTGAAGCAACTCACCCACCTCAACGAAGGCCTCAAGCCCGCATGGGGCAAGACCGAAAACGTCGAGTGGACCAACGACGGCTTCAAAGTCCAGGGCTGGCTCCTTTATCCCGCCAACTACGACCCCACAAAAAAATATCCAATGATTGTCAGCGTCCACGGCGGCCCCTCTAGCGCAGTCACCCCGCGCTGGCCCGGCGTGGGCTACGGCGGAGTTCCCTTCTCCGCACTCGGCTACTTCGTCTTCATGCCCAACCCACGCGGTAGCTACGGTCAGGGCGAGAAGTTCACCCAGGCCAACATGAAGGACTTCGGCTATGGCGACATGCGCGACATCCTCGCCGGCATGGACACCATCGAGAAGCGCCTCCCTATCGACAAAAATCGCGAAGGCCTCACCGGCTGGAGCTACGGTGGCTTTATGACCATGTTCGGCGTCACCCAGACACCGCGCTTCAAAGCCGCGGTCGCTGGCGCTGGCATCAGTGATTGGAAGAGCTACTACGGCGAGAACTCCATCGATCAGTGGATGGTTCCCTTCTTCGGCGCAACTGTCTACGACGACCCCACCATCTACTCCAAGAGCTCCGCCATCGAGTACATCAAAAACGTAAAGACTCCCACCCTCGTAGTAGTAGGTGACCGCGACGGCGAATGCCCCGCGCCACAGAGCTTCGAGTTCTGGCACGCCCTCCGAGCCGAGGGAGTCAAGACCCAACTCGTCATCTACCCCAACGAAGGCCACGGCTTCCGCGACCCAGAACACCGCCGCGACGTCCTCGAGCGCGCCCTCAACTGGTTCGAGACCGAGATGCCAAAAAACGGAGAGAAGAGCGGAGAGTAG
- the rpsJ gene encoding 30S ribosomal protein S10 — translation MAGQRIRIRLKAYDYRVLDTSTGEIVETAKRTGAQVAGPIPLPTMKNKYCVLRSPHVDKKSREAFEIRTHKRLIDILEPTQQTVDALMKLDLPAGVDVEIKTVQK, via the coding sequence ATGGCTGGACAGAGAATCAGAATTCGGTTGAAGGCTTATGACTACCGCGTGCTCGACACGTCCACGGGCGAGATCGTCGAGACGGCCAAGCGTACAGGCGCTCAGGTCGCGGGCCCCATTCCCCTGCCAACCATGAAGAACAAGTATTGCGTTCTCCGCTCGCCCCACGTCGACAAGAAGTCGCGCGAGGCGTTCGAGATTCGCACCCACAAGCGGCTGATCGACATTCTTGAGCCGACGCAGCAGACCGTAGACGCGCTGATGAAGCTTGATCTGCCGGCTGGCGTCGACGTAGAGATCAAGACCGTTCAGAAGTAG
- the mctP gene encoding monocarboxylate uptake permease MctP, producing the protein MHTTALLIFCFFFLLVTFAGFWAARWRRPASGMGSLEEWGLAGRSFGTWITWFLIGGDLYTAYTVIAVPAALYGAGAIGFFAVPYAIIAYPYMMLVLPRLWTVCHRHGYVTFADFISGRYGNRWLTVAIALTGVLALMPYIALQLVGIRVVISSIGIQGEWPLATAFIILAAYTYSSGLRAPAVIAIVKDVMLYIMVLAALIIIPIKLGGYARIFELANQSLAAHTPPATIFLRRGQFLGYSTLAIGSAIALMLYPHTATAVLSAKNANVVRRNAAMLPAYSFLLGLIALLGYLALAAGVATKDTSAAVPLLFLKMFPEWFAGFCLAAIAIGALVPAAIMSIAASNLFTRNLYGAFVRKKMTPQQESSMAKVVSLVVKFGALVFVLWLPTPYAIEMQLLGGIWIGQMFPSVVIGVFTRWFHPWALVAGWAAGLASGTAMAFSLGLKSSVYSLHLPLALGGTYAMYAAVPALLLNLLVSVVLTLIFRLTKIDPGTDVTDASAYIG; encoded by the coding sequence TTGCATACAACGGCGCTGCTGATCTTCTGCTTCTTCTTTCTCCTGGTAACGTTCGCCGGATTCTGGGCGGCCCGATGGCGCAGACCAGCCTCAGGCATGGGATCACTTGAAGAGTGGGGCCTGGCTGGCCGCAGCTTCGGCACCTGGATCACCTGGTTCCTGATCGGCGGCGATCTCTACACTGCCTACACCGTCATCGCCGTCCCCGCAGCGCTCTATGGAGCCGGAGCCATAGGCTTCTTCGCCGTACCGTACGCAATCATCGCCTATCCCTACATGATGCTCGTGCTGCCCCGCCTCTGGACGGTCTGTCACCGCCACGGCTACGTCACCTTTGCAGACTTCATCTCCGGCCGTTACGGCAACCGCTGGCTCACGGTAGCAATCGCCCTCACCGGCGTCCTCGCGCTGATGCCCTACATCGCCCTGCAACTAGTCGGCATTCGCGTCGTTATCAGCTCCATCGGCATCCAGGGCGAGTGGCCCCTCGCCACAGCCTTCATCATCCTCGCCGCCTACACCTACTCGAGCGGCCTGCGCGCCCCCGCAGTCATCGCCATCGTCAAGGACGTGATGCTCTACATCATGGTCCTCGCCGCGCTCATCATCATTCCCATCAAGCTCGGTGGCTACGCTCGCATCTTCGAACTAGCCAACCAATCCCTCGCCGCCCACACTCCACCGGCGACGATCTTTCTCCGCAGAGGACAATTCCTCGGCTACTCCACACTGGCAATCGGCTCGGCAATCGCCTTGATGCTCTACCCCCACACGGCCACGGCAGTTCTCAGCGCAAAGAACGCCAACGTCGTCCGGCGCAACGCCGCAATGTTACCCGCCTACAGCTTTCTCCTCGGCCTGATCGCCCTGCTCGGCTACCTCGCTCTTGCCGCCGGAGTCGCCACCAAGGACACCAGCGCCGCCGTCCCCCTCCTCTTCCTCAAGATGTTCCCCGAGTGGTTCGCCGGATTCTGCCTCGCAGCCATAGCCATCGGAGCCCTCGTCCCTGCGGCGATCATGTCCATCGCAGCCTCCAATCTCTTCACCCGAAACCTCTACGGCGCATTCGTCCGCAAGAAGATGACCCCGCAGCAGGAATCCAGCATGGCGAAGGTAGTCTCGCTCGTAGTGAAGTTCGGAGCCCTCGTCTTCGTCCTGTGGCTACCCACCCCCTACGCCATCGAAATGCAACTCCTAGGCGGCATTTGGATCGGCCAGATGTTCCCCTCGGTCGTGATCGGCGTCTTCACGCGCTGGTTCCACCCGTGGGCGCTCGTCGCCGGCTGGGCTGCAGGCTTGGCAAGCGGAACAGCAATGGCATTCTCCCTGGGCCTCAAGAGCTCCGTCTATTCCCTGCACCTTCCCCTCGCTCTCGGCGGCACCTACGCAATGTACGCAGCAGTTCCTGCTCTATTGCTGAACCTGCTGGTCTCGGTCGTGCTGACACTGATCTTCCGTCTGACAAAGATCGACCCCGGCACGGACGTCACAGATGCTTCCGCCTACATCGGATAA
- a CDS encoding PIG-L family deacetylase, with the protein MKILVLSPHRGDAAFSVAVSMGNWLAVEHEVTILNVFSRSLYAPFSDAEFVHENDRLSYVSAMRRREDERFVQQMIDELPRAAKANLQMVDLNLKDAPLRLRCAPEDVSDLAVNPEDPAIGKLRKTLDQRVAAGDVDALVLPLALGEHVDHLTVREAALPLTTELPSAFYEDLPYAATHPSAATNLQALREETGTKWHEELRPVLNQRADLGEAWKRRLILGYASQIDDDEAARVGEFAARYAGGERLWTNQRWIEMAEGCRLSFRFN; encoded by the coding sequence ATGAAGATTCTTGTTCTCTCCCCGCATCGCGGCGATGCGGCTTTTTCGGTTGCTGTCTCGATGGGTAACTGGCTGGCTGTAGAGCATGAGGTGACGATTCTAAACGTCTTCAGCCGAAGCCTGTACGCGCCGTTTTCCGATGCGGAGTTTGTACATGAGAATGATCGGCTCTCCTATGTGTCGGCGATGCGGCGGCGGGAGGATGAGCGATTTGTGCAGCAGATGATTGACGAGTTGCCTAGGGCTGCGAAGGCCAATTTGCAGATGGTTGATCTCAATCTGAAGGATGCTCCGCTGCGGTTGCGTTGTGCGCCGGAAGACGTTTCCGATCTGGCGGTTAATCCTGAGGATCCGGCAATTGGGAAGCTGCGCAAGACACTCGATCAGCGGGTTGCCGCGGGAGATGTGGATGCGCTGGTGCTTCCGCTGGCGCTGGGCGAGCATGTCGATCATCTGACGGTGAGGGAGGCTGCTCTGCCGCTGACTACGGAGTTGCCCAGCGCGTTTTATGAGGATTTACCCTACGCCGCGACGCATCCGAGCGCGGCTACCAATCTGCAGGCGCTTCGTGAAGAGACGGGGACGAAGTGGCATGAGGAGTTGCGGCCTGTTCTGAATCAGCGGGCAGATTTGGGAGAGGCGTGGAAGCGGCGGCTTATTTTGGGGTACGCCTCGCAGATTGATGATGATGAGGCCGCTCGCGTTGGCGAGTTTGCGGCACGTTATGCGGGGGGCGAACGGCTGTGGACGAATCAGCGGTGGATCGAGATGGCGGAGGGTTGCCGCCTCAGTTTTCGGTTTAATTAA
- the tuf gene encoding elongation factor Tu — MGKEKFDRSKPHVNVGTIGHIDHGKTTLTAAITKVLSKHNPKNAFRSFDTIDNAPEERERGITIATSHVEYETANRHYAHVDCPGHADYIKNMITGAAQMDGAILVVAATDGPMPQTKEHVLLARQVGVPYIVVFLNKCDAVEDAELIDLVEMEVRELLSKYDFPGDDVPVIRGSALGALNGEAQWEAKIDELMDAVDKNVPQPDRLVDLPFLMPIEDIFSISGRGTVVTGRIERGKVKVGEDCEIVGFRETRKTVCTGVEMFKKQLDEGLAGDNAGLLLRGIAKEDVERGMVLAKPGSITPHTVFKGEIYVLSKEEGGRHTPFFNGYRPQFYFRTTDVTGSAKLPEGTEMVMPGDNISLEITLHTPVAMEKGLRFAIREGGRTVGAGTISEIIK, encoded by the coding sequence ATGGGCAAGGAAAAGTTTGACCGGTCAAAGCCGCACGTAAACGTAGGGACGATCGGGCACATCGATCATGGCAAGACGACATTGACGGCGGCGATTACGAAGGTGCTGTCGAAGCACAACCCGAAGAATGCGTTCCGTTCGTTCGACACGATCGACAACGCTCCTGAGGAGCGCGAGCGCGGTATCACGATTGCGACCTCGCACGTGGAGTACGAGACGGCGAACCGTCACTATGCTCACGTCGACTGCCCTGGCCACGCCGACTATATCAAGAACATGATCACGGGTGCGGCGCAGATGGACGGCGCGATCCTGGTGGTTGCGGCGACCGACGGTCCGATGCCTCAGACCAAGGAGCACGTGCTTCTTGCGCGTCAGGTTGGCGTGCCGTACATCGTTGTGTTCCTGAACAAGTGCGATGCGGTTGAGGATGCGGAGCTGATCGACCTGGTCGAGATGGAAGTGCGCGAGCTGCTGTCGAAGTACGACTTCCCTGGCGACGACGTTCCTGTGATCCGTGGTTCGGCGCTTGGCGCGTTGAACGGCGAAGCACAGTGGGAAGCGAAGATCGACGAGCTGATGGATGCGGTGGACAAGAATGTTCCGCAGCCTGACCGGTTGGTCGACCTGCCGTTCCTGATGCCGATCGAAGACATCTTCTCGATCTCTGGCCGTGGAACTGTAGTTACGGGCCGTATCGAGCGCGGTAAGGTGAAGGTTGGCGAGGACTGCGAGATCGTAGGCTTCCGCGAGACCCGCAAGACGGTCTGCACCGGCGTTGAGATGTTCAAGAAGCAGCTGGACGAGGGTCTGGCGGGCGATAACGCTGGTCTTCTGCTGCGCGGTATTGCGAAGGAAGATGTGGAGCGCGGCATGGTGTTGGCCAAGCCGGGTTCGATCACGCCGCACACGGTGTTCAAGGGCGAGATCTACGTGTTGTCGAAGGAAGAGGGCGGTCGTCATACACCGTTCTTCAACGGCTACCGTCCCCAGTTCTACTTCCGCACGACGGACGTGACGGGATCGGCGAAGCTGCCGGAAGGCACGGAGATGGTGATGCCTGGCGACAATATTTCGCTGGAGATCACGCTGCACACGCCGGTGGCTATGGAGAAGGGTCTCCGGTTCGCTATCCGCGAAGGCGGACGCACCGTCGGCGCTGGCACCATCAGCGAGATCATCAAGTAA
- the rpsG gene encoding 30S ribosomal protein S7 yields the protein MPRKGYIAKREVAADPVYNSTLVTKFVNSMMWGGKKSTAQGIFYTAMTNLEQKGGDEALKLFKKAVENCKPLLEVKSRRVGGANYQVPIEVNPERRTSLAIRWLVTYGRARGEKGMVEKLTAELLDAANGRGAAMKKKEDVHRMAEANKAFAHYRW from the coding sequence ATGCCTAGAAAAGGTTACATAGCGAAGCGTGAGGTTGCAGCCGATCCGGTCTACAACTCGACCCTGGTAACGAAGTTCGTCAACTCGATGATGTGGGGCGGCAAGAAGTCGACCGCGCAGGGTATCTTCTACACGGCGATGACGAACCTCGAGCAGAAGGGTGGCGACGAAGCCCTGAAGCTTTTCAAGAAGGCTGTTGAAAACTGCAAGCCTCTTCTCGAAGTGAAGAGCCGCCGCGTTGGCGGAGCGAACTATCAGGTGCCGATCGAAGTGAATCCTGAGCGTCGCACTTCGCTGGCGATTCGCTGGCTCGTAACGTACGGACGCGCGCGTGGCGAGAAGGGCATGGTTGAGAAGCTGACCGCTGAGTTGCTCGATGCCGCCAATGGCCGTGGCGCAGCGATGAAGAAGAAGGAAGACGTTCACCGTATGGCTGAGGCGAACAAGGCCTTTGCTCACTACCGCTGGTAG